A region from the Triticum urartu cultivar G1812 chromosome 1, Tu2.1, whole genome shotgun sequence genome encodes:
- the LOC125532538 gene encoding pentatricopeptide repeat-containing protein At3g51320-like, whose translation MADDKVPDSYSATPTFSRKNGSNDQWVLRPDEVTFIGVLCACTRLGLLDAGKVYFNQMTTTYSLRPTFAHYWCMENLYVSVGLLEEVEGLLKSVPEELKARALGGLLGLCRFRGEWKLGERIALRLIELEPSNCAHYALLCSVYASAGRWEDTHRVKAIIKESDERFSPGHRLVDLNEIANEFKTRERQPENQEIYVILDDLVSKLQFTSREDEQTEPGIK comes from the exons ATGGCTGACGACAAAGTTCCTGATTCCTATAGTGCAA CACCTACCTTTTCAAGGAAGAATGGTTCAAATGACCAATGGGTTCTGCGACCAGATGAAGTCACTTTCATTGGTGTACTCTGCGCGTGTACCCGTTTAGGTCTCCTGGATGCCGGGAAGGTATATTTCAACCAGATGACCACGACATACAGTCTCAGGCCAACATTCGCACACTATTGGTGCATGGAGAATCTGTATGTGAGTGTTGGCCTTTTGGAAGAAGTAGAGGGCCTCTTGAAGAGCGTGCCAGAGGAGCTGAAGGCACGTGCATTGGGTGGTTTGCTCGGGCTGTGCCGGTTCAGAGGGGAATGGAAACTTGGGGAACGTATAGCCCTCAGGTTGATCGAGCTGGAACCAAGCAACTGTGCTCACTATGCTCTGTTGTGTAGTGTATATGCTTCGGCGGGAAGATGGGAAGATACTCACAGGGTGAAGGCTATCATAAAGGAAAGCGATGAGAGGTTCAGTCCTGGACACCGTCTTGTGGATCTAAATGAGATTGCTAACGAATTCAAAACTAGGGAGAGGCAACCTGAGAACCAGGAAATATATGTTATCCTGGATGACTTGGTGTCAAAGCTGCAGTTTACAAGCAGAGAAGATGAGCAAACTGAACCAGGGATAAAATAG